Within Quercus lobata isolate SW786 chromosome 5, ValleyOak3.0 Primary Assembly, whole genome shotgun sequence, the genomic segment CCGGGCGAGGCACAAAGAACCCTTTTCTGCTTGGGATTCTCCAACTCAAAAACCAACCTAGCATCCTCAGCCTCGTGCACTCCAACCTTATCCTCCACAACCATAAAAAACTTGTCCCCACTAGCATCAAACTTAACCAAACTAGCCTCCTTATCCAACCGACCACAAAAGCTCCTCTTCCCACGAACCAAGTTAACCATAGCCAAACAACTGTCCCTAGCAACCGTCAAAGCGAGCTTCCCAGAAGGGTGGACAGAGAGATCGTTGATTTGCTTCTTGTGGGGGCGAAGAGACTTGAGGAGGACAAATGGGTCGGCGTCGAAAATACACACGGTGCCGTCGGCGGAGGCGGAGATGAGGTTGCGAGGGAAGGAAGAGAGGTGGGGCGGAGAGTAGAAGGAGAGGGAAGTGACAGAAGCGGAGTGGTCATGGAGAGAGCCCAAGTAGGAGGCTGAGGGGAGGTCGTAGAGGTGGATTGTGTCGTCGGCTCCGCCTGATGCGGCGGCGGCGCCGCATGAAGCGACGGTGGTGATTGGAGACTGGTGAGATGGGTAGGAGAAAAGTGGGGTTAAGGTGAGGCCGTTTGGGGTTGGGTGAGGTTTGAGCTTGAAACCCCATATGTATTTCTCGTACGAACCTGCTATCAGACTCATGTTGGCTTTGCTTTCTGGCTGCCTCTCTCTCGGTTCTGCTCAATGGAAAGTTGAAAACCCTTGCAAGAAGAGGAGGAAAGGTTTTAGTTTTGGGGTTTTGGCATCATAATAACAAAtcgaattaaaataaaaataaaaataaaacctcccctttatttgtttttctttaaaaataaaaaataaaagtattttttatttttttattttgcaaacGAGAATAtctataaacattttttttgtatctGGCTATTCTTTTGAATACTTGAAATGTGTAACAAATTAGACGATAtgaatacctttttttttaattaaaagaaaagactcaataaatgacaaattaaatcaaataatttgaaaggtaataaattgaattctaaaatttcaacaacaaaaaaatcattcaagAACGCAGTTCATATTAAATCTTAAATATGGTGTTGTTCGACTTATTAAATAGACTTGGGTTTAATTAGTTATATTTAGAAACCTCACATGATTTAATTTGTTGTTCTTGAATTTGTAtagtttattttgttcttttttcaaaattttagagtttaatttattaatttttatgaccCCTAAACTATAGGGTTTGGATTGTAATATTTGTTTTCTATCTCATTATTAGGAGGAAAAATTcgtggaaaatatatatatttcttttttctttttttgaataaataaatatatatatttctactCCATAGACTTAGGGATGACATAATTTGGGAACCCtaatttggattgaaaaagtgtaaatatgttttaaagtttaaattacaaattacactctgttttttttttttttttttacatgtttttaatttcatcCTTAAAGTTTCATTCTTTCATTTCAATATCTTAACTTTAATATGTTTTCAATTTAGTTGTTTCATGTATTATGATgtttaaaaataacataaattataatatttatcactttttgaatttaaaaaatacctaaaaatatgtaatttttttatcctaaaaaataataaactttttggaaaaaaaattaaataaaatataaaatatgacaATCaatatcaaggaaaaaaaatatatatataacttttggGTACTAAAAACTTAACCCCAAACAAAGGTTGAAACATATAATTCACAAAAACCATTTTCAAAAACATCCAAATTAACCTTAAAACTCACCAATAGTGTTGTAGGGTTACAATTTTGGAGCCCAAGCCTAAAttgtatggagtcttggtccaatgagccccaatacaatgaatttgtagagaacgGGTTGGAAACTTGGATCTTAGCGAATCAGACGATTGATCAACAAGTCTTGacgataaagaaagaaagataacatAGATTTACTAGGAAGAGACGTCAGATTGATTCTTCTCATATATCCTTCGTCCTTCCTGTTACcagtccccccccccctctattttatactatcttcctccCATTTCCATCGTCCATGTGTAGATTTAGATTGGtagtgctgatacttgtcccatcagcccttcccAGAGTCGTTAgaagtggttgtaaaggctCAAAAGTAGGGTTCAGTGAGTTGCAGAGCACTTAATGCAACaatagcagctttctcttagatattttcgTGTCTTCCcttgtccttttctttcttaatacttaTCATCTTCCATGAAATGGTCCAAAGTGTCACTCTCAATGGCAGACCATCCCCTTTGTTCTCAGCCTTGCCTGGCCTTCCTTGGACTGGGCCCCTGGCCCAACATATACATTAATATGGGCCCCCTAGTCTGTCACCCCTATAAGTGTCATAGACACACAATTAAAACAAGGAAGAAGATAATTTACTTATTTCATGACTatagaaatttataaataaataaaaaagaaaaaaaaaaaaagaggtggggggggggggaataagTTGGAATCGACAGGTTAGGATTTTTGAAATAAGTTGTGATTTCGGTTAGTGAATTCAAATAATGGCATGGTTTGCAATTGATACAAGTTGGTCATGAGGAGTCTCTACTATTATATGTGTTGCAATTGATCCCTATTACAAAATGGCTAATGTCCTATGCATTGGAGTATTTTAGGGCCATGATATGGCTAATTTTGGGCAAATATAGTGTTCGTATCACATCTAAATTTAgaacattaaacaaaaaagggtttttttttttgggtgctatTTGGCCTGATTTTGCTAACATTTTCATTATGTAGCATTATAATTAAACATATTAGTTAAGTAGCATcttgagtctctaagactcgagttcAAAGCGATTACAAAGTTGAGGTAGAGTAAAAATTCATGTGGAACTTGAGTCTTAAAGACTTGAGTCCCTTCAATGgccaaataaataatatacatagTTTAGGGGAGAAAAAATTACCTAGGTTGATTTGGCGAGTACAATCACTATGTCGGTACTTCTCCACTAGCTCCACTACTTCCTCCTCCGTAAGTGGGTCTTGAAGCACCTAGTTCCTCTCCTCGCCACTCTTTCCTAGTCCACTTCTAGTAGTTGGATGGGAGCACAAGTCCCAATCCATTTCTAGTTGAGCTGGCCAGGTGCAAAAGGAGAGAATCTCAAGGGTTCCTTGAATCCCACTAGCTCTGTTAgcgacaagatagcctttgaGTAAGAGTATTTGAAGTCAAATGGGAGGCTAGCCCGAGAGGAAATCGAGTTTAGCTAAACTCGAATTTCAAAATGAGTTacataacaaaataacttcATGCAAgagatttttcatatatatatatatatatactttttttatttatttataaaaactgaatatttggcacaaaaaaaaaatgccctaCTAGATGTACCGGACAATATTACATTAGTCTAATGAAATTTGTAATATGTGTCTATATGTGGACAATATTACATTAGTCTTATGAAAACAGCGCCCTTCCATGGCTTAACacttctttaaatttcaatttcatacaGAAAGAGAGGGGGAATTTCTTCTCTAGAGAGATATTGGGGAAATGGAgctagagggagagagaaagaaagaggcaGATAGTGTTTTAAGGGTTTGAGAGAAATTTTGAATGGATGATTTTGGGTTAAATGATCCGGTTGGTGCTGCTGTGTTTCTATTAGTTTTTAACCATGGTTTGGTTTTTTAACAAGAGTTAATTTATTGGTTAATTGGTGATGTGGAGCTGAGTCATAAATTTAAACTAAGTGGCACTTTCCTATTGGGTGGGAGGAGCTGGGAGGACCACTCAGGAGGAAGCAATAATTTCTCCTATATGTGAGGACTGAGGAGGCGGTACTGGGCAGTCCTGCACTTTCACTTGACTTTGAAATTACAAACTAGGACGGTGACTATTCATCAATCGCGGTTGAGGTGTGGACACTGGACTGGATACCCACATATATCACTTTTACTACTTACATTACCATATACAACTTTTTCTCGGTCCGTCCCATAATGTCACTCACGCTCGCACGCTCCTAATTTACGAAACTAGTCCCatatttctctttgttttgttctttttggggaaaaaaaacacaacacaacacacagGCCGACGTTGTTCCAAGAATCATGACTCAAGACCCTAAACaagctcctcctcctcctcttcctcctgTTACGCCGTCTCAGCCAACTACTGCTGCCCCGCCTCAGCCGGATTCGACTCAGGCCGACCCAACTCCTCCTCCGCCGCCACCaactcctccaccaccaccattcGATCCCAGTCGAAGTacattattctctctctctttgttttctttgtttttttttttaatttctctattTACCGTAATATCTCACTCGCTACACTTCGATTTCCTTTAGGTTTGTTTCAACTCATggaatttatttgaattttggtGATCTTTCTTTTGGGtttcaattttggatttttttgtgggtttttgtcCTTCTTTTATGTAGAATGTGGCACTCTCAgattttgacccatgaattAGTTTTTACGCTATCGTTTGGGCTGgcttactttctttctttctttgcttttcttgTTACCAAGAGACTAACACAATTTTGCCAATTCAAAACCCGCTAAAAGTGTGTATGTGATAAAAAGGGGATCTTTTATATCAATTATATGGTATTTTTCTATTGTAGTTGTGGGTTTGACTTAATTTTGCTGATTTTACCTGGGATTAGTGGTGTCAACATTGTCTCCCCCATgaacccaaaagaaaagaaaaaaaaaaaaaacaatttcaataccttttctttttgtataatGCAATTAATGGATCCATGATAAGATTTTTGGGAACCAtgaaaattaacaagttttctTTGAAATTATGGACTTGTTTCTTGCCACTTATGGATATGCCTACATATGTCtgttttttaaagttttgtcaGCATGATTTCTctaaacacaaattttcaagtttcaCACTTAATAGACCTGTGCATAGTTTTGATGTTAGTTACATACATACCTTTCATGCCAAGATGGAATTTTAGGTTCTTCTAAGTTTAAACAATTTGGGTATTGATATGAGATCAGACGCGCatggatattttaaaaataatgttgacATTCCAGAAagtatcaaaattttgtttcttcatgagttgtttggcttaattttgtgtgtttgttatAGAAGCTGGCTTATGATccatctttttttctatatctCACAATTgccatatttttctttctttgaagtGATTGGCATAATTAAAAGGAAGGCCTTGATAAAAGAGTTAGCTGCGCTATACCATGCTGAGTGTCTCACTTATTGTCAAGAGCTTTTGGAACTTCAAAAAAAATGGGATGAGGTTAGAAATACCGTCTTCCTATTGCAGTTGCGCATTTATATGCTGCAATGTTTTCACTTTGTATTATATTTCATTATCTTGACTTGAAAATGTATAGTCATAAGTTTAAAAAGTTTCTTATTTAACAATTGATTAGATAACTACCCATTAAGCTAGTTATTGTTCTCCTTGCACATTTCCTATTCGGATTTGTCCATGTGTGGACTTTAGCAAGTTATGTGTATGGTTTTTTCTCAACCTCATTATGTCTTTAGATTGCCAAATTGGAATATTTGAGTGGTTGTGGATATCTTATAACCTATTGACAAAAATGGATTTCTTATAGTTTTGCTTTCATACATATCACTCTTGAACTGGTCTTAAAGgccttgatttgggttttttttttttttttttgggggggcgGCTGAGAAAGGACAAGTCACGTGTGGTCTTAAAATTTTGAAGGCAAGTCTTTTTAAACCTTCCTGCAAATTATCTTGGAGCTCTTTTTAAGCTAGAACCTCCTCATTTGGAGAGGTGACACAGACTTTTGAGCTATTTTCCTTGAGGGTGATTTGATAATGGACCACGTTCATAGGGTGAGAATTGGTGTTGGGTTTGGATTATTCTGTTTTTCAAATATTGTCATGTCATGTTGACCACAGGGTCAACTGAATGGCCTAGGTAAGATATGAGTGACATTTGAGGAGACCAACttgattgtaattattttagatttataacTTTAATGCTAAGAATTTAGACATTCTCTACTTTTGCATCTGTTTAATCTTCTTGTGCCTCAGATAAAATGACACTGTAAAGTAATGATTGCAAGTGTCTTAGTACATTTCATAGGCCTAtgatcattctttttaacaaaaatggaataaaatcaTCAAAACGCTTTAAAGTTCATTTAGGAACATTTAGTTGTCCGTCAAACATCTCTAGTATTCATTCCCTtctagcttcttttttttttttttttttttttttttagctttccctgactttcttttttttgataagtagaacATACTGACGTGCTTTCCCTCACTTTCAAGATCATAATACAGATAATCAACAAATCAGATCAGATGGGATTTAACCAACCCATGCTAGCCATATAGGTGCCATGTGGCTCCAACATTATCTAGCTCAGTAGTTGATAATTTGCTATGTTTACTGCTGCACTTGCGCTGCCACAGTGTTCAATTTAGCATACAGATTTAAATACTTCATTTGAATGAAAAATGCTGCTATAGTACTTTTAATACATAGGTTTTATTTATCTGACTTGTTTTTATGATAGTGCGGTCATGGTTTGACTGCTTTCTTGTCCATTATGGTCTAATCTTACCCCTTCTTTAAGTGGTGCAACTTTCATGATATTGACAATTGTTTCTTGTAAATCCTATCCTAGAGCCCATTTTCAGCTGTAGGAATTTCATTGctgtgtttttgtgttaaacTGTTAATTGATCTAGATTTTTCAATATGATAAACTGCCTTAAATCTTAATTATTTCTCACTTGAGCGGGTCTTTAAAATGCTTGCAGCCATTTATTGACTTGAAGGCTCCAGACATTTCAAGGAAAGAGACAATGAGGCCACCCAAACGTCTAAAAAAGGCCCGCTAGGCATTGATATAATGTAAGGTTTGGCATCGTGATCTTGCTTATGCATTACAAATTCTTGTTGGTGTGTCCAAATTTTCCTAGATCGCCTTTGCTAAGCTTATATAACGTAGATTTTACATAGGTTACAGTTCCTTGTTTTACAGTTTGCTATGTAATCAGTCTTTCATGGGTTTTTTGCATCTACTAGTGAAGCAATTTCTAAACCACTTGTTGCTGAACGAAGTGGGCAAGAGAAAGGGGTGGTTCTTTAAGAGATGTGTATATTCATATTGGTGAACTGTGTTGTACATAATACATGGATGCTTTGGTCAAATAGGGACCGATTTAATTTGATGTTATGAGAAAATGTATTGCCTATATTATCATTAATTGGATGCTTGTGTGCTTCTTAGCTCTTCTGCTTTTTCTCTcctttacatacatatatggttatggatttgatttgttttctaGTCACCAATTTTACATTGATGATTTGGTTTGAAAGCTTCATGTACAACCGAGGGAGTACGGATGGCACGGGATTAAAATGGTTATACTAATCAGATTGTAATTCTTCACCATTTAGAAATTTACCCTCGGTTCTGTTTTGCACCCACACGTACAGGATCTTTTCTGAGCAAGGacaaatgaataatttttggggaaaattataatttaaactcCGTAACCATAATTTAAGCATGGTTTCAAAATAAGTTTCACACATTTAGGAGTTTTTAAATTACACCCTATACTTTTAGCAACGTTTCAATTCAAATTATAAATCTATTTAACTAAACAAAAGATGCTGTGTGAATATTTTAACATGTATATCTATAtctaattaaacaaaaagatGCCGTATGAATATTTTAACATGTATATCTATTACGTAtgaacttaaattttttttttttttttgatagagtaTGAACTTAAACAATAATGCCAATTCTTATCTCTTAAATATGATATAGAATTTACTCCAAGCCATAATACGTCATTTTATTTAAACACTAGTAATGCCAATTCGGTGATCATTTCTTTGTATGCTGATGTACGAGAATTATGGCACAATACAATACACAGTAGAGGTAGAAATCATGACCATAAGCATGATGTAATAAACCAGTAAGAACATAGTCTAGAATTGAAACTAATCTATGGCAACTTGGGAAATCACAAAACGGGTCATGTATTAAAATAGTTTTGACAATATTTtgtaagataatttttttattttttttttacataatttttttaatgaatctatGCATCGCAGGTCATAATGTTAGTGACGTTAGTCTTTCAATAATTTCCAGCCACTATGCTAAAAGTATGTCTAAGTGGCATATATTTCTTGTTGCATACACATCTACCACACAACACAGACCAGAAAAAGAAGGGGGCAAATTCACCATGGTATATGCATGAAACCTGCAATTAAACCACTCAtcctccttaaaaaaaaataatgataataaagaACAAGTTCCCATCCTACCACGAATAAAGATATTGATTGCAATTCTAGGATTCTAGTATTGGTAAAACTGTTGTAATAGGTCAATTTCATCGGCTCGTGACATGTCTCGATAGACTAGATGCTCTTTGTTCTTGAACCCGAGCTCAAGATGGGGAGCCAAACCCAAGTACTCACATCAACACAGACAATGATGAAGGCCAGCGACATGTCGTAGAAGCTACACAAATGAAACGAGTCTACAGACAAATGGGTTAAACTAGAATCAACTAGTGACTACGAGTCTACGACTTGCctcatagagagagagagagagagagagttttgctTGTGATATCAAGCATGGAGAAAacttttttggcattttgtttGGGTTAGAGTGATtttcatcacttatcact encodes:
- the LOC115991556 gene encoding p21-activated protein kinase-interacting protein 1-like, coding for MSLIAGSYEKYIWGFKLKPHPTPNGLTLTPLFSYPSHQSPITTVASCGAAAASGGADDTIHLYDLPSASYLGSLHDHSASVTSLSFYSPPHLSSFPRNLISASADGTVCIFDADPFVLLKSLRPHKKQINDLSVHPSGKLALTVARDSCLAMVNLVRGKRSFCGRLDKEASLVKFDASGDKFFMVVEDKVGVHEAEDARLVFELENPKQKRVLCASPGENGLLYSGGEDRSITAWDTNSGKVAYCIEDAHSVRLKGIVVLTRSDGSVSGDDPYLVASASSDGVIRVWDVRMAIKEKPNPLAEANTKSRLTCLAGSSLKSFKRPESGSSSIPKGEQDEEMEGS
- the LOC115991557 gene encoding uncharacterized protein LOC115991557, producing the protein MTQDPKQAPPPPLPPVTPSQPTTAAPPQPDSTQADPTPPPPPPTPPPPPFDPSRMIGIIKRKALIKELAALYHAECLTYCQELLELQKKWDEPFIDLKAPDISRKETMRPPKRLKKAR